The nucleotide sequence TAAACAAACTTTGATAGTAATATTAATCAATtcagaatcagaagaagaatcaaTTTCTGAGGATTCTTCTGAAACTGAAGACTATTTTGTACAACAATTAGACCTTATGTCAGAAGAAGAAAGCTCAGAAGGAAATAGTGGAAAAGAGGAACAGAATAATTGTTTAGAAATAGGATTATGTAACTGTAGAAATTGTGAAAAAACTGTAAATGTTTTAACTAGAGAACAAACCTCTACACTGGTCAAAATAATAGACAAATTAGAAGATACTCCATTAAGAGATGAATTCATAAGGCAATTAGCTGAATtagttaaaaaagaagaagaaagtaagcaaAAAATAAGACcaatagaaataaaagaaatttatagTCGTTTTAAAAACCCACAAGAAGAAGTTTCCCTTAATTCTCTCAAAGAAGagataaaaaagttaaaaagagaagtttcagaattaaagcaacaAAATATCAATATGGACTATAGATTAGTAAAAATAGAaggagaaaatataataaaaatccaAGAACAAACTTTGaaaaataatgttaaaaaaaCACAGGAAATTAGTAACATAACAATTTCTGAGAATTATATTAACCTGAGTACAGAAAATTACATAAATATACTAACTTTATTAGTAAGCCAAAAGTAGTTTACTACGATAACCTTAATAGTGGGAgaagaaaattttgattttatagcTATGGTAGATTCAGAAGCTGATGTCAATTGTATACAAGAAGGATTAATACCTacaaaatattatgaaaaaactACAGAAAGAGTCCTAATGGCAGAAAATGATAAAATGACTATAGACTATAAGTTATCTAAAGCAAAAATTTGTAAAAATAGAGTATGCTTTGCCACTACATTCTTTTTGGCAAGGAATATATCTCATCAAGTTATATTAGGAAATCCTTTTACTTTATTATTATATCCCTTTAATGTCGACATCGATGGAATAACTTGTACACGAATCCCCAATCATCctgtttattttgaatttctcacTAGACCAAAGCAACATGAGCTCCATATGTTACAACACCTATCTACACAAGTTAGTGTTATGGAAACAGAAGCAAAACAAATTAATTGTTTAAGCCAAGAGAAAATTTTACAACATCTACCACTCCAAATTAATATTATAGAAAGAAAGACAAGACAAATTAACTATTTAAACCAGGAAGTTACACATAAAAGAATAGAGGAACAATTACAAACTCCAGAAATACAAGATCAAATAAAAGcaattgaagaaaaaattaagaaagaattATGTAGTCTAAACCCCACAGCTTTTTAGCAtagaaaattatatgaaatatcTTTACCATATGAAGATGGATTTAATGAAAAAATATACCAACAAAGGCAAAATCAATACATATGAACAAATAGTATCTAGAATATTGTAAAAAAGAAATACTTGAAAGCTCAAAAAATCTCTCTACTTTTATATCTTCTTACTCCATATAATCTCCAAATATTTGTAATCATCTTCAAGAATTGTATCAACTTTATAAGGAATAAGAGTACAAGTCCATCTTTATAAGTCTactatctttcttttctttattgttatttCTATTCTTATAACATGAAAAAGTTTCATAAAATGCTTAAATCTTTAAAACTAGTTAGAAGAAACATGAAAATAAGAGTAATggcaataagaagaaaaataggagaattaataacTGAATCTTCAAACTtaacaatagaaataaagaagataaataagaaaataatcaAGACCAAAAGGTTGCTACAACAAATTaaaaccataaaatcagtaaAAACCATTAAGAAAAGCATTAAGAATAAACGTATTCATCATGTTAGAAGAATGAATTATCTTCATGTGCAAAATATGATACGATTTTATGATATTCAATCAAGAATACAAGCCCTTAGATCTTTACAAATGGATTCTGAACTTTTACAAGATCCTTCTTTACAAGTACAAACTCAACCCATACAAGCCCAACCTttacaagtggtatcagagccagatttaaggtttagggtttaaggtatCTGATAacatttattttcaaatttagaGTTTTCTTGATCTAACATTGCAGTGAAAGAATGGCAATATAATAAagtggagaaaaaaaaaagtaatatcatgtcaaaaaaattttttaaatcatagttgtaatttatgattgaaatcgtaatttaaatattttaaacggGTTAATTTTATTTAGAGAATTTATAATTCAAACATAATTTTTATATACTTAATAGCTACATTCGAGTTAAtacatttaatattatatttaaaaaaacacGAACAATGCAcatcatattatttatttattaattaaattattacaattcaaattaattttaatagaataatttaaatggtaaaaaacaaaaataagccaagggagaaaataatttacgtgaataagccaaaacgaaaattgcttcatgaatccaccaatgcacgtttatatgtagttcgaaccagcttggttcgaactccatttctacataattcgaaccagcttggttcgaattacagaCACAataattcatggtataattcgaattatgctgttaaaaaattaataatttattaaaaaaaattattaaaaaatatatatttttatttcatacgttaaaaaaaacataacaaaatatttaattacgagacttctttaaaatattaatgagctatcaattcgaattccatacaatacttttctgtccatttttaatagtttatgaatatcttttaataaatttttttaaattatactacaaaaaatattttatcctatgcaaaacaatttaaaaaatggcttaaaaaatgttaggagtactataaaaatttgtaatgttataataacttaggtaaatacatacatgtactcaaattttaaataaaatactctacatagtcaataataatttagaaatgaaagaaaatattttattccatacaaaataattaaaaaatatattttattctatacaaaataattttaaaaaatggcttaaaagatgttatgagtactataaaagtttataatattctagtgatttaggtaaatatatgataaaaatattttttctttaatatctaaattattagtgactatgtggagtatttctttaatgtcctaagtcattaggacattaaaaatttttatagtacttctaacatcttttaagccattttttaaattattttggatagaataaaatatttttttgtggtataatttaaataaatttattaaaaaatattcatgagctatcaagaatgggcagaagagtattgtatagaattcAAATTGCTCACCATATAATTTGAATCAGAGTAATTCAAACTTTCCTATGCGTAATTCGAATCATGTAATATCTCaccatataatttaaataattttattaaaaaattatcatgaatattttttaataaatttatttaaattataccacaaaaaaatattttattctatgcaaaataatttaaaaaatcatataaacgtgcattggtggattcatgaagcAATTTTTGTTTTGGCTTATTTACGTAAATTATTTTCTCCCTtggcttatttttgttttttaccctaatttaaaattataatttaaattttatcacgtgcatggcacgggttATTACACTTGTTCTTTCTTACAATCTAGATGTGCAAACGGGTCCAGAAGTGGGTTTGTATTGGTTTGGGACTGCATCCAAAGTCTATGACTCAtgcaatggttacttgtggttgtaTAAGCAGCTTTTTAGTTGGGAAGAGCGAGAGAATTGGCTTTGACGCCAGCTTGTTTCTGAAAAATACAACTTTTTTACTTAGTTGTGTCTTAAGGAGACCCTTCCTACTACAAGTTTTCGTTTTAaaagagggatgtcgtcatcggatATGTGCTTAAGATGTCTTTCTAGtcattttacattgtattcgagattgtccaaaagctcagcttgtATGGCATAGGTTGGGTTTCTTGTCATccttgtatcatagcagagagcatccgttcAGGTTCTTTTGGGGACTTCGATAAATATAGCGAataaggaataatgacatctttaattcTCATAAGACTTGACCTCTaaaaaaagtgatttgtctggctTTAGCTACAGAAAAAGAGCTTATGAGTgtttttgaattacaacgtatgtcaCTCCCTTATATTTTAAGTGGTTTTTGGAATCCTCCATCTATAgatacttttaagattaattatgaTGCTAATTATCCTTATTCTGGtaatagtgttggttttgcttgtgttatccAAGATTGTAAATTGTCACAAGTGTTGTCAAAAAAAGTGTTTGAAAATGATTGAGGATAATAGTATTTTTCAAAAGGAATTGTTTGTTATTTGGAGATGTTATCTCTTAGTTTAGAATATGAATCTGTTATTTGAGAGATAGATTGTATGGAGGCGTTTAACCTTATTATTAATCATCAAAATGATTTTAGATTTATTGATCGGTTAGtgctcaaaataaaaaatattatacatTAGAATTAGAATTGGCGAAttgatttttatttgattataagATACAAACACTATAGATACTCTGTTTAAGGAAttgatttttatttgattataagATACAAACACTATAGATACTCTGTTTAAGCAATTCTTcgcttttgttttctttcttatcttttgtttaattttttaagtcacaaaaaaagtattaaaaaattaatttatattttcatatattattatttattaaaacaaaaaatattttaaatactttatatcattaaaataaaacattaaaaaatttatttatgttttaatatcaacaaaataacaaaatatcatttcaattcatctaaaaaataatttatattttatatatatttatatttcatgtcttatataaaaaattttaaaattcgtgtATCAATATATACCGTTTGTGTCGTGTTCCGAATCCGTAGAAATACCGTTTGTGTCGTGTTCCGTCGTGTTCCGAATCCGTAGAAAGGCATCGTAAAATATAGAAGATCTTATTAACACCCTACTATTATAGTCTATAAACACTAAACACGAATGCAGTGATATCTGTTTCCTAATTTTAAAGAGGGGAAGGGGGGAATCTCGATATAATAGTAGGCTTATATAAATAGAACAGCAAAGTAAACTCTCATTCAATAACATAATGACTCTTATCTTACATAAATATGATTCATAGCTTTCTTAAAACACACCAAATAAAGAAAATGGAAACTAATAATAATCCTATAATCTCCACCTCCTAACCAAAAGCATGGAGGAGATATGCATAAAAAAAATCCCCTAACTTCCCTCTAATAGCATCCAAGAAGGCCTGGATTCAGAAAAAACAGAAATCCAAGACCCATGGAGGAATACACACACTATTGTGTGACTTCATCTTCAATGATTATCCCCATTCTCAACCTCGCATACTATAATGAGATAGTACACACTGTACAAGGGATGAAGAAGTTACATGGAGGAACACACTACTGTGTGCCTTCATCTTCAATGATTATCCTCATTCTCAATATCACAGGCTATATATATTACACACTGTACAAGGGATGATGAAGTTACATGGGGTTCTTTTGCTTAAACTGGCCCCACACCTATCATCTCCCAGAAGTGGCCAAGGTTCTGTCTTTGGAGACATCAGAATTTGCTGTGAATGAGGGTAAAGGGAGGGGCTTTAAACTGGGTGCAGCAGGTTGAACTGGTTTCGGTTTTGGTTTTGGGGTGTATGTGAAGGTGAGTTCTTTGTTGGCAGCAAGTGCTAGAAGTTCTTTCTCTTCTAACCCTTTTGTTGGCTCCAAGCTACATCTTTCTGGGGTGTGTTTAGCTAATGCATCTCTGAACTTCTTGATCTGCAGTTTGATAAAAATAAACTGagtgagtttgaaatttgaatgctGTTTAATTATTATGTTCCCTACCATTTAAGCCAACAAAGAAAATGAACAAATCCATCAGGAAATACATGAATTAAACATCTATAATTAATCTCACGTATAAAAATACATctaatattatgtatttatttcagAGGTAATTAATGAATGTAAAATAAGACAACTTTGGATTGATTTGGACTAGTTTTTATTGTCTCCCAAACATTTCTAAATATTCAATACTTGGTCTCACGTTAACATTATTCCTCAAATCAAACAGTCATAGCTCATAATCTTATCCAATACCATATTAGGCAATAAAGGGAACAAGGTAATCAAACTCTACTTAGACTGCAAAAACACAACTCTACAGTTTTAAGAGTTTAATTGTGAACTGTAAACTCATCGTTAACGAGTTAACATTGAAAAGGGGAACAATACAATAATGACCATGGCTTATGCTAAAGATTTCAAACATGCACAATATGAATTAATCAAACAAGGAAAGTTAACAAGTATTTGATCACATATGGAACAAGATTGAGATTGACAAGAGAATGCTGCACTAACCGTAGCATTGGTACAGCTAAACTGGCATAAACGACCTTCAGCTCCTCTATAGAAGCGGAAGAAGGGAAGAACATGGACATTGAGGCTATAACACATGGATCTATGATCCTCATAGTTCACCTGAAGGAACTGAATATCAGGATTCATCTCAGCCAATTGACATATCTGCAATACCACAACCAAAAAGTAACACTAAACATCAGCAACATTCCAAATTAGCCAAATATAAGAGTCATGAACAAAGATAGGGCTTAATACATACGGGATTGAGTCTGAACTGTTGATGGCAGAGTCAacagtttcagatctagtctctcACACAAGAGAATATACATAACTACTCATATAAGGAACGTGAATTCAACCATTAGGGACCAAAAAaccacttaaaaaaaaaaacatttttcatattttgtaaaaatttataaaataatcaaCNNNNNNNNNNNNNNNNNNNNNNNNNNNNNNNNNNNNNNNNNNNNNNNNNNNNNNNNNNNNNNNNNNNNNNNNNNNNNNNNNNNNNNNNNNNNNNNNNNNNNNNNNNNNNNNNNNNNNNNNNNNNNNNNNNNNNNNNNNNNNNNNNNNNNNNNNNNNNNNNNNNNNNNNNNNNNNNNNNNNNNNNNNNNNNNNNNNNNNNNNNNNNNNNNNNNNNNNNNNNNNNNNNNNNNNNNNNNNNNNNNNNNNNNNNNNNNNNNNNNNNNNNNNNNNNNNNNNNNNNNNNNNNNNNNNNNNNNNNNNNNNNNNNNNNNNNNNNNNNNNNNNNNNNNNNNNNNNNNNNNNNNNNNNNNNNNNNNNNNNNNNNNNNNNNNNNNNNNNNNNNNNNNNNNNNNNNNNNNNNNNNNNNNAATTGAtaattatttctttaaaaatcTGAAACAAAGCACCCAAAATTTGAAACAGTTATTCTCCCTAACCCTAATCTCTATAAATATAAGCCAAAAGAGAAGGGGGTTGTTTGTGAAGAATTTATATACCTTAGGATGAAGGGCTTTGCAGCCACCACAACCAGGAgagaagaaatcaacaataacaagctTGTCCCCTGCGTTCAATAGTGAATTCACAAGGTCCTCTGCGGAAGTCACTTCCCTCATGTTCGGTTGAATCCCTTTCTCCCACCATTTCTGAACCTTACCAATTCTACCAGTCatctgacaaaaaaaaattaaaaattaacaaagaGAATTGGAAGAAATAGGATACTATTTCATGAAAAATTAAGTAAATCCCTAATGTCCAGAGAAAAGAAGGGGCCTTTTCTCAAATTCAAGCAAAAagtatattttaaaaacaaaaaattaattttaaccaACCTGAGACACGATAGAAGGTCGAAGCTGCGAACTAACCCTGTCAGGCGATGATGCTCTATTCACACGAAATAAGAGCTTGTTGCCATGAAAATCAGATGAAAGACTTGAAGATCTGAGCACCTGTGATTTCATCTTCAAAGAAGGGAATCTCTTCAAACCATAACCAAAGCTATAACTCTTAGGAACGACAGAAACCCTAGGATTATGATGATGTTGTGTATCCCCATGCCATGAAGAAATCAAGCTCGTCTTGGTCAAAAGCTCGGCCATTTTTTCTTTATCTCCGTTTGAAATTTCTTCAGAACTTCAGAAATTCTCCGTTCAGATTCAATATTTTATCTTCGGATTTTCTCGAGAAAATTTAGatggaaaaggaagaaaaagaaaaaaaaacggcGACAGAGAAGGGATTGAAAAGAAGAAGCTTTATTGAAAAGCAACGTCAAACAAACGTGAGAAGTGGGATAAAAGATAAAAGTTGTTTGAAATGGTAAATGGAAGTATTAGAAAAGCAATATATAACATAGGAAACATATCAAATGTACCGGGAGTATCAGTGCACTAATTATTTTAAccgttaatttaaattataaaatatatatataatatattaattaaaatcaacggttaaaataattaGTACATCAGTACTCTCTGGtacacttgaaatgtttcctataaCATATTAAGTTATGCTTCGTTTCATTACCAAAAAAAACATATTATGTTATTAATAAACAAATGAGTTCTCTtagccaatgaaatatttgtacaatatgtacaGTTAATTTTGGAGTTCatcaaaaattgaatttttaacttTTCGAATCTATaagtaacactaatggttatatctctaatactgaatTAGACCTCCCTAAATTTTCATAGTACACATTGTACAGATATTCTATTagttctttatattttttttaatatacttTCTCTaaacaaataacaaaaatatattttttacaaaaacAATAATGGCNNNNNNNNNNNNAGAttgtaaaaatttatttttatgaaaattttaaTTATGTGCAAATAAAAAACTGAAGCCTCTAAAACCTAGTAATGGCTAAAGGGTAAGATTATAAAACAGATAATGTTGAATTATTGCGTGGATTGGATTGAACTTCGAGGTTTTGATGGGGTCGTCGGTAGGATCGGATGGTGTGGATTGATCAGTTTGGACACGTATTGATTTCTTGTGGCCCCGTGGTGGGACGCAATTCTATACTACAAGAGTAAGTAATTTACATTTATTTAAGGTTTGGTGGGGACCATTGTATGTGGTGAAAGGTCGCAGGCTGCAACACGTTTCATAATCGTTGTGATGGGTTTTGAaatcattgaattagtgcttttgGATAAGGCCACCCGCCAGCTTCTTTGTTTGCCACCTCATTGTGACTCGGAAGTCAGAaagcacaatttttttttttttaaagatgaaGAATGTTAGGAGcagtaattttggtgttttgtaatcGTCAATTAGctattaatagtatttttaatgatgtAAGAAATCACTCACATTTATTTTGATGATTAAATACTggccaaaaaatacaaaaattattgacccctagacttttccttttaaGATTTATATAATATGTATCCTCAAGGCTCAAGCTATggtataagaatttttttttaaaataaaataaaaaaattattatttctttaaatataatttttaaattttaaattttttaaattaattttttttgtttaaagtaAGTTTGTCTACTTCGACAAACTCTATAAAAAATTATAGAGTTCGTCTTATCTGCTTTCGAACTccattcaaatttttaaaaaacctaCGCTTTCAAATAGTATATAAAAAGAGTACACAAAAATATACGGCAACAAATATGGTTTTTTTAaggattttttaattataaatttaaaaaaacaaGTCATATTTAACAATGATGAATATATCAGATTGAGTTTAAAAAGTTAACCATGGTaaccattatcatcgtctccaaCGTATATGAGAGTACACAAGAGTACACAGGAATAAGTCGTATTTTATTTTTGagaaatagttattttttttaatttataattaaaaaaatccttgTCAAGGGTGTCAAGGGAATTTACACTATTTTAAGTATTAACTCACGTTTTACAccaaattttttcaataaaaattagACTTACATATTTATGTATGTTAGTGTTCATGCAGTGGCCCACAATTTTTCTAGGCCTAAAATGAGTAAAGCCTAACATACAGACATCGTCCGATCTACCCCTACCCGACCTCATAGAGGTCGGACACAGCAACATGAATTCGGTCCCACTTGTCTAAATAAGCAACGGACTCCTAAGATATTTCCTATTTATCTAGAAGGAATATCTCAACAACTCCCAAAATAAAGGGAACGATTATCCACCAACAAAAGTGCAACTACTCCAAAAGGTGGTTATCTACTCTATTATAAATACATTGACACACCTCAGGTATATtcacgttctaatctactaaaaacctgctacAGCCCTTGgtgacttaagcattggagtctcttacaggtaccaccccccacctcctcacgaggaacttgGACAGGCGGCCCCTTGACATCAACAAGTCGGATGCTGCCATACAAAGGGATCTGGACCTTACGTTCAGGTCCAAATCAACGTTTCAAGTAACtcttggaacattggcgccgttgtcgaggACCTGGAGCTCAATCCTTGATAATGGTGGATGATCAACATCTAGAAGGATGAATTGCGTCTAACTTCAGATAAAGAAATGGAGACCCCTTGGAAAACGAGTTAGAACGATGAAGATAATCGGAGAGCCAACTCCGAAAAGAGCTGCACAACAGAAGAGAGATTGAAGATAAACTAAGAAAACTGGAATCCGAgccaagggaaaaagaaagtcgAGATGACAAAGACTTAGTCTTCATTGGAGGGGACGATCTTTTCTCTAAAGAGGTCATGCATGCAAAAGTCCCAAGAAATTTCCAACCTCCCAACATGGATTCCTATGATGGATCTACTGATCCACATaatcatctcagcaacttcaaaAAAGTCTACTAGATCGGAGAAGACGGTACAAAATCTTACCTCTTTTAGAGCTCACGAAGAaaagtccgacctcttttaaaggtTTGACTCTACATTGAGGTCGAAAACTCCAAGCGAACAAAAGAAATTCCGATCTCTTTTAGAGCTCACAGAAAAAAATTCGACCTCTATTAAAGGTTGGACTCTACTATGAGGTCAAAAACCTCCAAACTGACAAAAAATAAATCCGACCTCTTTTTGGAGTGTGAAAAAATCCGACCTCTTTCATGATCAACTCTACAATGAGGTCGAAAACTTCAAAGCTTACCAGAAAGAAATTCCGACTTCTTTTAAAAGTCAGATTCTACAATAAGGTCGAGAACCTCTAAGGATACGAAAGAAATTCCGACCTCTTAGAGCTTACGAAGAAAAATTCGACTTCTTTTAAAGATCAGACTCTACAATGAGGTTGAAAACCTCCAAGCTTACAAAGAAAATTCGACCTCTTTCCAAGCTTAAACAAAAAAATCCGACTTCTTCTAAGGATCTGTGCTTATGAAGAAAATCTGACCTCTTCTGAGGATTTAAGTCTACAAATAAAAATCCGACCTCGTTTATAGCTTATGAAGCAAATCCGATCTCTTTTAAGCGTCAGACTACAATGAGGTTGAAAATCTCTGAGCTTATAAAGAAAAATCCAACCTCTTTCTGGAGATATGACTTCTATTGGAGCAAGATTCCAAGCAAAAAATGGCCATAAGAAGGTCATACGAAGAAGTTTCTCAACTGGTGACCTCATCCTGACCCAAAATGACATCGAACCAAAATTGGATTAAGAAAAGCTGACAACAAAATGAAAAGATCCCAACAAAATCACTTAAGACTTGGAAAAGAACTACTACAACATATCCGACTTTACAGAAGTATTCCAAACCCTAAGGCAGCACGGGATGAGGCTATATTCCACAAAGTGCACCTTCACCCTAGAAGCAGAGAAATTCCTGGGgttcatgctcacccaaaggAGACATTGAAGCTAACCCGACTTGCTTGAATGGAGGTTCAACAATTAAATAGTATACTTACAGCTCTAGCTTCGTGCTACTACGAAAGAGTTACAATTTCATATGGACCCAGGAATTTGAATAAGTCTTTCAAAGAATTCATACAATTCTTACCCGACCTGAAACGGGAGAATGGCCCATTCTATATTTAGCTGTGGCCGATAAAGCAATAGCCTCTGCTTTATTCAGAAAAGATTACGATGGGCAAAAGCTCGCCTACTTCACCAATAAGGTACTACAAAGAGCTTAGCTCAATTATTAGAAAATTGAGCAAGTTGCATATGCTTTGGTCTTGATATCCTAGAGATTGTGACTCCACTTTCAAGCTTAAACCATCAAAGCCCGAACTAATCAACCCATGAATCATATCATTCAAAAAATGGATAGTGCAGAACAAATGCTATAGTGGGATATGGAGCAATCCAAGTTCAATTTGTAGTACGAAACTCAGACGGTCATCAAGTCGCATTACTTGGCTAACTTTCTTGCGAAAAGAACAAAAAGGGAGCTCCACGACTAAGAGATGAATCATCAAATAAAGCTGATAGTGGGGGTAGGGATCATCCCCAAGAATGAAGAAGGAAAGGTCAGGCATAAAAGCCAAGAGCATAATGGCTGAGCTGATACCCTCTCAAAGCTAGTCAGTACAAAGCCCGGGACAATGATAAAATCCTAATCCAAGAAATACTACAGTCACTTTCAATATCAAAAGAAGTTAACAAGACAGATATCCTCACAATTTAGGGATAGATAACTCCAATCGTTGAATATATCAAGTTCGACATCCTTCCTCAAGAATAAAGGACGGCAAGGAGATTAATGAAAAAGCTCAGCACTACATCTTAGTTTGtaatattttctataaaagagggatctcaacacctcTATCAAAATGTGTCCCGACATCAAATACAAGAGGTTCT is from Arachis ipaensis cultivar K30076 chromosome B01, Araip1.1, whole genome shotgun sequence and encodes:
- the LOC107634044 gene encoding thioredoxin-like 1-1, chloroplastic codes for the protein MAELLTKTSLISSWHGDTQHHHNPRVSVVPKSYSFGYGLKRFPSLKMKSQVLRSSSLSSDFHGNKLLFRVNRASSPDRVSSQLRPSIVSQMTGRIGKVQKWWEKGIQPNMREVTSAEDLVNSLLNAGDKLVIVDFFSPGCGGCKALHPKICQLAEMNPDIQFLQVNYEDHRSMCYSLNVHVLPFFRFYRGAEGRLCQFSCTNATIKKFRDALAKHTPERCSLEPTKGLEEKELLALAANKELTFTYTPKPKPKPVQPAAPSLKPLPLPSFTANSDVSKDRTLATSGR